A section of the Parabacteroides sp. FAFU027 genome encodes:
- a CDS encoding helix-turn-helix domain-containing protein, with translation MKSINLNDHLLELVLLKLNQYEQKIDYLTAYIDRMQDAYPIADWVYCLEEALYYLKMSPNTFRKKERMGLITCIRDGRRIFVRQSDIDRYWQRKNDLDSFSPD, from the coding sequence ATGAAGAGTATAAATTTAAATGATCACTTACTGGAACTTGTATTGCTCAAGCTTAACCAGTATGAGCAGAAAATTGATTATCTGACCGCATACATTGACCGGATGCAAGATGCTTATCCTATTGCGGATTGGGTTTATTGTCTGGAAGAAGCTTTGTATTACCTTAAAATGTCTCCCAATACTTTCCGTAAAAAAGAAAGAATGGGATTGATAACGTGTATTCGTGACGGAAGAAGAATTTTTGTCAGACAATCTGATATTGATCGTTATTGGCAACGTAAAAATGATTTAGATTCATTCTCTCCTGATTAG
- a CDS encoding helix-turn-helix domain-containing protein encodes MDTPKFKTGYKPNEIAYDSLKEMITQSLMTALPQAINEVIKSRTDLHGAIRDVNSCRTPNDGKHGVNENAVELLFLKIDNLTNQFTQLTTCVAQSNDRAAMTDPIYTMEEALKILDMSYDTFRRRVKAGKLKCKKDGEKVYLRQSDIEAYWAGLEYLK; translated from the coding sequence ATGGATACCCCAAAATTTAAGACAGGCTATAAACCCAATGAAATTGCCTATGATTCATTAAAAGAGATGATCACCCAATCGCTGATGACAGCTTTGCCTCAGGCGATAAATGAAGTAATCAAATCAAGAACCGACTTACATGGAGCTATCCGGGATGTGAATTCATGTCGCACTCCGAATGATGGAAAGCACGGTGTCAATGAGAATGCCGTAGAGCTGCTGTTCCTGAAGATCGATAATCTTACCAATCAGTTCACACAGTTGACTACTTGCGTAGCGCAGTCGAATGACCGGGCTGCCATGACTGATCCGATCTATACGATGGAAGAGGCATTGAAAATACTGGATATGTCGTATGATACTTTTCGGAGAAGAGTGAAAGCAGGAAAACTCAAATGTAAGAAGGATGGGGAAAAGGTGTATTTGCGCCAGTCGGATATTGAGGCGTACTGGGCTGGACTGGAGTATTTGAAGTGA
- a CDS encoding AI-2E family transporter — protein sequence MNTIKLPFYVRVSILLIGIYVLIAMLYVTQEIMIPVIFGTMIAIVLHPVVSFFVRKKVGRIWAIVLTMFLTFLLFVAFGTFLFSQISLFSASFPALIEKFSSLINQTITWASAYFSLNPDKINTWISQTTDWLINMGSSAVGQTLVTVGNSLVLLFLIPVYVIMVLYYQPLLLEFVHRLFGATHHSMVSNIISQIKIVIQRYLSGLVIEAVIVAILNSVGLLILGIDYAIVLGILGALLNVIPYLGGIIAVALPMMIALVTKDSAWFAVYVLILYLIIQFIDNNLIVPKVVASKVRINALISVVVVIAFGALWGIPGMFLSIPIVAIVKVICDHIDPLKPWGLLLGDTMPGDE from the coding sequence ATGAATACGATCAAATTACCTTTTTATGTCCGTGTTTCCATTCTCCTCATAGGCATTTATGTTCTAATCGCTATGCTTTATGTGACCCAGGAGATTATGATTCCGGTCATTTTCGGAACCATGATTGCCATTGTGCTCCATCCGGTGGTCAGTTTCTTTGTCAGAAAAAAAGTAGGTCGTATCTGGGCGATTGTGCTTACGATGTTTCTGACCTTTCTATTGTTTGTGGCATTCGGTACATTTCTTTTTTCCCAGATCAGCCTCTTCAGTGCCTCTTTCCCTGCACTGATAGAAAAGTTTTCTTCATTGATTAATCAGACGATTACCTGGGCATCCGCATATTTCAGTCTTAATCCTGATAAGATCAATACCTGGATCAGTCAGACCACTGACTGGCTGATCAATATGGGTAGTTCGGCTGTCGGGCAAACATTGGTAACCGTAGGTAATTCGCTCGTATTGCTCTTTCTTATTCCCGTCTATGTGATCATGGTTTTGTACTACCAACCGCTGTTGCTGGAGTTTGTACACCGGCTGTTCGGAGCCACCCACCACAGCATGGTCAGTAATATCATTAGCCAGATCAAGATCGTCATTCAGCGTTACCTTTCCGGTCTGGTGATTGAGGCTGTCATTGTGGCAATACTCAATTCGGTAGGGTTACTAATACTGGGGATTGATTATGCGATTGTGTTGGGTATTCTGGGGGCTCTGCTCAATGTGATTCCTTACCTGGGAGGTATCATTGCCGTAGCATTACCGATGATGATTGCCCTGGTGACTAAGGATTCAGCCTGGTTTGCGGTCTATGTCCTGATCCTTTACCTGATTATCCAGTTTATTGATAACAACCTGATTGTGCCCAAGGTCGTAGCCTCAAAGGTTCGAATCAATGCGCTTATTTCAGTGGTTGTGGTGATTGCTTTCGGTGCCTTGTGGGGCATTCCCGGCATGTTTCTTTCCATTCCGATCGTGGCCATTGTCAAGGTGATTTGTGATCATATCGATCCGCTCAAGCCCTGGGGGCTGCTGTTGGGCGATACGATGCCGGGAGATGAATAA